DNA sequence from the Alkaliphilus metalliredigens QYMF genome:
AATGATGTTTTCTTAGAAATAACTGGGAAAAAGATTAGGGAGGATGCATAATATGAACACAGTATTTGCATTATGGAAAAGAGGGCTGAAAGCCTTTATAAGAAATAGAACAGGATTGATTTTTTCACTTATCTTTCCATTTTTCTTTGTTTATGTGTTTGGTGCAATTTTCAAAAATGAATTTATACAGAATCCCATTGCATATATGCTCTCTGGGGTTATCATCGCTACCGTTTTTGAAAGTGCACTTAATCTAGCCTCCACCACGGTTGATGATATGGTCAGTGGATTTATGAAAGAAGTTTTGGTTTCTCCTGCTAAAAGAATATCCGTTGCAATTGGACAACTATTATCAGCTGCCACTGTGTCTACGATTCAAGGGATTTTAATTTTAGTGATTGGTTTATTTGTAGGGATTAGGTTTACCACATGGACTACACCTCTATTCGTTCTTTTAGCCATGATTTGTGTAGGACTTGTGTTTTCGGGTGTTGGGCTATTTCTAGCAACGATTGTACGCAGTGGTCAAACTTTTCAAATTATTAAAACGGCAGTCACAATGCCCTTAACGTTTTTATCCGGGGCATATATTCCGATAGCGATGTTACCTACTTCACTTCAATATGTTGCTCGTATTAATCCAATGACCTACGCAACAGCTTTTTTTCGTACGATTGTTTTGGAAAAAACAAATTTATCAACAGCAGAACTTGTGAAAGAGGGATTAGCCATTGATATAAATGGTTTTATTGTGACACCGATTATGTCCTTTGCTATTCTTGTAGCTGTAGGCTTAATTTTTTTAGTATTATCAACAAATTCATTCATTAGAACAGATTTTTCTCGTCTTAACAGAAGTGCCACTGATGCTAACGAGATATGGGGTTAGGGTTAGCACTTGAGAGTGTCTGGTACTTAACTTATATGAGGTAAAATAAAAAAGCCCCGTTTAAGGGGCCTAAACTACTCAAGTAAAAAATCTAAGATGTTTTGAACTTTAATACCGGAATAGTCGTTGAAAATAGTTTGATCCATGGTAAGAATATATTTTGGATAATTATCGGATATGGATTGTAGAGGGCGTAATTCACGCTCTCTAGTCATTTCATCTAGAATTGTAGCAGAAACTTGATAGTATATTTTTTCAAGAACC
Encoded proteins:
- a CDS encoding ABC transporter permease, which encodes MNTVFALWKRGLKAFIRNRTGLIFSLIFPFFFVYVFGAIFKNEFIQNPIAYMLSGVIIATVFESALNLASTTVDDMVSGFMKEVLVSPAKRISVAIGQLLSAATVSTIQGILILVIGLFVGIRFTTWTTPLFVLLAMICVGLVFSGVGLFLATIVRSGQTFQIIKTAVTMPLTFLSGAYIPIAMLPTSLQYVARINPMTYATAFFRTIVLEKTNLSTAELVKEGLAIDINGFIVTPIMSFAILVAVGLIFLVLSTNSFIRTDFSRLNRSATDANEIWG